ATAGAGTGAATATTCACACCGTAATCTGTTTCTGCCAAGACCGCATCCATATCCTTTGCCACCACATGATACGAATGGACAAAATAAAAGCGCGACTCAGAATCCCAATCCGCAACGAGCGGATGCTCACGCACAACATGCGCTCCATTCCAACCCATGTGCGGGACTTTGAGATGGGCATTCTCGCCGTCGAACTTGAATCGAATGGTCTCCGCATCGAACCATCCCAAGCCTGCTTCGCGTCCCTCTTCACTGCCCTTGGTCATGAGTTGGAGTCCCACGCACAAACCAAGCACAGGGATTTTCTTCTCCAAAACAAGTTCACCTACAACAGGAACCAAACCCGTCTCATGGAATTTGCGCATCGCCGCGTCGAACGCGCCAACGCCGGGCAGGATCAATTTTTCGGCATCTTTTATCACCACCGGGTCTGAAGAAGCGACAGCTTTTGCGCCAACTTTCTTAAACATATTGACGATGGAACCGAGGTTACCAACGCCATAATCCACAACGACGATCATGCCGCGCTCACTTTCTCAGTCTTCTC
This portion of the Anaerolineales bacterium genome encodes:
- the hisH gene encoding imidazole glycerol phosphate synthase subunit HisH, which translates into the protein MIVVVDYGVGNLGSIVNMFKKVGAKAVASSDPVVIKDAEKLILPGVGAFDAAMRKFHETGLVPVVGELVLEKKIPVLGLCVGLQLMTKGSEEGREAGLGWFDAETIRFKFDGENAHLKVPHMGWNGAHVVREHPLVADWDSESRFYFVHSYHVVAKDMDAVLAETDYGVNIHSILGRGNIMGTQFHPEKSHRFGMRLLKNFAENIR